The sequence AACCAATAATTATCGAAATGAAACTGGCGGCCAGGCCACCGAGTGGAATAGCCAAATAAACGGGCAGACCTGTTTTAACGGTCAAAATAGCACAAGTATAAGCTCCAATACTCATAAAACCGGCATTACCCAGAGATAACTGGCCGGTGGATAAGGTCAAATAAATACTCACGCCCAGAATCGCATTTACCATAACGAATACAGCAATTTGCAGATAATATTGATTCAGTAAAATAGCCATCTAAAAACGTCCCCCTTGTCGTTTGCCAAAAAGTCCTTGAGGACGAATAAACAGAATGAGAATAATCATACCGAAGGCCACTGCATCTCGATAGGAAGATGCTCCGTATGCCACTGTGAATACCTCCGCGATCCCCAAAATCAGACCGCCGAGCATGGCTCCCGTGATATTACCCATACCACCCAGGATCAGAACCGCCAGACCCTTCAGACCCATAGATAAGCCCATGGTGGGTTCCACCGCATTGAAGGAGAGACCTACCAGTACACCCGCAACTCCTCCTAAGCCTGAAGCCAGAGCAACGGTTAAAAAGATAATCCGGTTAGTGTTAATCCCCAGGAGGTTAGCTGTCTCAATATTCTCAGCTGTGGTGCGAATAGCTTTGCCTACCCGAGTTTTAGCCAGCCAGAAACGGAGAATAAACATCAAACCAAAGGATATGCCCAGAATAATAATTTGCACCAGAGTAATCCGGATGGGACCCAGCTCAAATTGAACTGCGGCTAATTCCGTAGGAAAGGCTTGGGATTGAGGCCCGAAGAGATTCAAGGCCAGACTTTCCAGAAAGATTGATACCCCAATGGTACTAATCAAAGGTGCCAGGTGGGAAACAGCCCTGCGTCTCAAAGGACGCAAGGCCAGCATTTCCATTAAACAACCCAGCAACGCACTGGCCAGCATAGCTCCGGCCATAGCCACGAAAATATTTACTTTTAGATAAGTCACCAGGTACAGCCCGACAAAAGCCCCGATCATAAATATTTCTCCATGAGCCATATTGATGATATTCAGAACTCCCATAATCAGGGTGTATCCTAAAGCGACCAGTGAGTAGGTACTACCCAGAGTTAAGCCATTGACCAATTGTTGCCAGAACAAAAACCTTCACTCCCAATAATTATTTGAGTTCCGTAAACTGTCCATCCTTAATAATCAAAACAGTAGCATTCATGACGGGTTCACGTTTTTCATCAAAGGCGAACTTGCCGGTTACACCTTGGAAGTCTTTGATGTTTGCAATGCTATCCCGCAGCTTTTGACGATCTGTGGTTGAGCCGGCTTTCTCCAAAGCACTGGCAAACATATATAAGGCATCATAGGATTGGGCCGCAAACTGATCAGGGATTTTATTGTTGTATTTAGCTTTGTAGTCAGCAATAAACTTTTGTACCTTGTCATCTTG comes from Desulfosporosinus meridiei DSM 13257 and encodes:
- a CDS encoding branched-chain amino acid ABC transporter permease codes for the protein MFWQQLVNGLTLGSTYSLVALGYTLIMGVLNIINMAHGEIFMIGAFVGLYLVTYLKVNIFVAMAGAMLASALLGCLMEMLALRPLRRRAVSHLAPLISTIGVSIFLESLALNLFGPQSQAFPTELAAVQFELGPIRITLVQIIILGISFGLMFILRFWLAKTRVGKAIRTTAENIETANLLGINTNRIIFLTVALASGLGGVAGVLVGLSFNAVEPTMGLSMGLKGLAVLILGGMGNITGAMLGGLILGIAEVFTVAYGASSYRDAVAFGMIILILFIRPQGLFGKRQGGRF